The following are from one region of the Plodia interpunctella isolate USDA-ARS_2022_Savannah chromosome 25, ilPloInte3.2, whole genome shotgun sequence genome:
- the LOC128680923 gene encoding beta-1,3-galactosyltransferase 5-like — translation MAELCPIPCILVTFTSMIVLLGSITTQPELVVDRYVAGYEVGHPELCPAFGSELKIIIFVTSAPSHFKQREAIRMTWGDMSKFPKVSLAFFIGIPSNESRSLILEEESIYRDMIIARFIDTYDNLTLKSLSMFEWLNTYCPLVPRMLKTDDDMFINVPLLVKFVKKTLRNNGTKTIWGNLSADHLRVPVRDNTSKYFVTEEEFPGNKYPAFVTGPAYLISTDVTTDMFEAAADEPYLKIEDVFITGILAKKLKIKRIDVKIFYNLRIYGDPWWHMLDFLSVHNLTSDEVLESWQELQIRLSSWPRS, via the coding sequence ATGGCAGAACTGTGTCCAATTCCCTGCATCTTGGTGACGTTCACCAGTATGATTGTGCTGCTCGGCAGCATCACAACGCAACCGGAGCTGGTCGTTGACCGCTACGTCGCTGGTTACGAGGTGGGACACCCAGAACTATGTCCTGCGTTCGGCTCCGAACTGAAGATAATCATATTTGTAACTTCAGCACCTTCCCATTTCAAACAAAGAGAAGCGATACGAATGACCTGGGGCGATATGAGTAAGTTTCCTAAAGTGTCTTTAGCCTTTTTTATTGGTATCCCATCAAACGAGTCCAGATCTTTAATCCTAGAGGAAGAGTCAATATACCGTGATATGATAATAGCGCGATTTATCGACACATATGATAATCTTACGCTCAAAAGTCTCTCTATGTTCGAATGGCTGAATACGTATTGTCCTCTAGTTCCCAGAATGCTAAAAACTGACGATGATATGTTTATAAACGTACCTCTGTtagtaaaatttgtaaaaaaaactttacggAATAATGGGACGAAAACTATATGGGGAAATTTGAGCGCAGATCATTTACGAGTACCAGTGCGTGATAATACATCGAAGTACTTCGTGACGGAGGAGGAGTTCCCTGGAAACAAATACCCAGCTTTTGTGACGGGTCCAGCGTATTTGATATCGACCGATGTTACGACAGACATGTTTGAAGCCGCTGCTGACGAGCCTTACCTTAAAATAGAAGATGTATTTATAACTGGCATTTTagcaaaaaaactaaaaataaaacggattgatgtcaaaatattcTACAATTTGAGGATCTATGGTGATCCATGGTGGCATATGTTGGATTTTTTGTCAGTACATAACTTAACAAGCGATGAGGTGCTCGAATCATGGCAAGAACTGCAAATTAGACTCAGTTCGTGGCCGCGCAGCTAG